One region of Eupeodes corollae chromosome 1, idEupCoro1.1, whole genome shotgun sequence genomic DNA includes:
- the LOC129940786 gene encoding N-acetyltransferase eco, giving the protein METPKNLRQRPTRNPTPRLSERKKSLFATAHPNKNEDDSDLEQENNVLDGLEVLSDEKNSKDESSHSSRRSVEGLIKKTPNKAISFLKNNNGSSPERMCDELFEKLPDSPRSAKEKVVTPTRRSCRLSLKPQNRSPTTTSSSVAHPTPGKENIPRTPKKTYSDELQDMFENSMNLNKKKKSSKDEEGKGKKENDHDDADDDNDEEEEIIDESSSENEDQCRDRFKSVTNKRSTSSPPNSDAKIRRLNNSERRSISTKSFYSSAKTSPTSIRSPPTLARLKPVARQKGHHSNHRQPTNNINRGVHHSIKKKPKPKAMLPSVPKKDILSIIRNEKLRNLLTTKRQEKDQIESVHKILKTAKNPIEMAKPLSVISSSNNDPFKKNNNNNNSTTNDGNNNTSVPNKRCYMNDISMGFSDIECSSESEQEDAEAVEEVLQQGVNELLAEPEERSITPVPGRKFFKSGNSGTKKEVKITDNIRASVCNGKLSIMPDTKQLKKKKKLKLRDTRVNEFSSEQARVDEIIKNFEITIINPQDLEDEDETQISEQPSTQPPALTTGAPVVPESNQILIEQYSPAASCSNDGFDEFDEMRMTETEAEIEVETQVECSDFRRRLPYNTNNPELIERQHILLDFMETNKICTEENFKIFIADPENHKEEAQKILDHIVVIVNGTQPNPDSFRERLPYNTSDPAEIEQQKSFLEFLIENDMCNEENFEIFISDYANRQEEADRIITEVVASTHNISAEDLERELNRFNKQGPEESMDVEIPDQNREIQKVLEASPEKLFPVFYPGRCQPIMRQTSTRKIAKTWIGGQGADQYQIDAGQKKFGARYCKQCGLLYTVNEPEEEKLHKEYHASLYVLKFKSWIDEDIVQIYTEWGFDGRILRLNENSHVKRLERLRDVLKLVDKELGFYSYIMPTVFVAYFAVRHNQIAGVCLVEPLTKANRYVCVNGVDCCTEEFFDAKCGISRIWVSPLHRRFRIATKLIRAVQQHTIFGEEIPLEKIAFSAPTDDGKRFARSVTKIDNFLVYQ; this is encoded by the exons ATGGAAACTCCAAAGAATCTACGCCAACGTCCAACAAGAAATCCAACACCACGTCTATCGGAACGTAAGAAGAGTCTCTTTGCCACCGCTCATCCAAATAAGAATGAAGATGATTCGGATTTGGAgcaagaaaataatgttttagacGGACTCGAAGTCCTTAGTGACGAAAAGAACTCCAAAGATGAGAGCAGCCATTCCAGCAGGCGCTCCGTGGAGGGTCTAATCAAGAAAACCCCCAACAAGGCTATAAGCTTCCTCAAGAACAACAATGGCTCGTCTCCAGAAAGAATGTGTGATGAGTTATTCGAAAAACTTCCTGACAGCCCTCGATCAGCGAAGGAGAAGGTCGTCACACCAACTCGTAGAAGCTGTCGCTTAAGTTTGAAGCCACAGAACCGATCACCAACAACAACGTCGTCCTCGGTGGCACACCCAACTCCCGGAAAGGAAAACATCCCACGAACACCCAAGAAGACCTACAGTGATGAGTTGCAGGACATGTTCGAGAATTCAATGAATctgaacaaaaagaagaaatccTCAAAGGATGAGGAGGGGaagggaaaaaaagaaaacgatcaCGACGACGCAGACGACGACaatgacgaagaagaagaaatcatTGACGAATCTTCATCGGAAAACGAAGATCAATGTCGTGATCGATTTAAATCAGTGACAAACAAACGCTCCACAAGTTCCCCTCCCAACTCAGATGCCAAAATCCGACGTCTCAACAACTCCGAGCGTAGATCCATATCTACGAAAAGCTTCTATTCGAGTGCGAAGACATCACCCACATCGATTCGCAGTCCTCCCACACTTGCCAGATTGAAGCCAGTAGCTAGACAAAAGGGTCACCACTCGAACCACAGGCAGCCAACTAATAACATCAATAGAGGTGTCCATCATAGCATAAAGAAGAAACCAAAGCCCAAAGCCATGCTACCCAGTGTCCCCAAGAAGGACATCCTGAGCATCATTCGAAATGAGAAACTTCGAAATCTGCTCACCACCAAACGCCAGGAAAAGGATCAAATCGAGAGTGTTCATAAAATACTCAAAACCGCTAAGAATCCCATTGAAATGGCCAAGCCATTGAGTGTGATCTCGAGTTCCAACAATgatcctttcaaaaaaaataacaacaacaacaacagcactaCCAATGATGGCAACAATAACACATCAGTTCCCAACAAGCGCTGCTACATGAACGACATCTCCATGGGATTCTCTGACATTGAGTGTAGCAGTGAATCGGAGCAGGAAGATGCAGAAGCAGTAGAAGAAGTGTTGCAGCAAGGAGTCAATGAACTTCTAGCCGAGCCAGAAGAACGTTCAATCACCCCGGTACCGGGCAGGAAGTTCTTCAAATCAGGTAATTCGGGGACAAAGAAGGAAGTCAAGATCACAGACAACATTAGGGCGTCTGTTTGTAATGGAAAGTTGTCCATCATGCCCGATACTAAGcagttgaagaagaagaagaagctcAAACTAAGGGACACACGTG TCAATGAATTCTCCTCGGAGCAAGCCAGAGTGGACGAAATAATAAAGAACTTCGAAATAACCATAATAAATCCTCAAGATTtggaagatgaagatgaaacACAAATTTCAGAGCAGCCATCAACACAACCACCGGCGCTGACCACAGGAGCACCAGTTGTACCTGAATCTAATCAAATCCTCATCGAACAGTACAGTCCAGCTGCGTCTTGTTCCAATGACGGCTTCGATGAGTTCGATGAAATGCGTATGACCGAAACTGAAGCTGAAATTGAAGTTGAAACCCAAGTTGAATGCTCGGATTTTCGTCGACGTCTTCCCTACAACACAAACAACCCAGAACTCATTGAACGTCAACACATCCTCTTGGATTTTatggaaacaaacaaaatctgcACCGaggagaattttaaaattttcattgctGATCCCGAGAATCACAAAGAGGAAGCCCAGAAGATTCTCGATCACATTGTGGTGATTGTCAACGGAACACAGCCAAACCCGGATAGTTTTAGGGAGCGGCTGCCTTATAACACCTCGGATCCAGCTGAAATTGAGCAGCAGAAAAGTTTTTTAGAATTTCTGATCGAAAACGACATGTGCAATGAGGAGAACTTCGAGATATTCATCTCGGACTATGCCAATAGGCAGGAAGAGGCCGATCGGATCATAACCGAGGTTGTGGCCTCGACGCACAACATATCCGCCGAGGATCTGGAGCGAGAGCTGAACAGATTCAATAAGCAAGGCCCCGAGGAGAGTATGGACGTTGAGATTCCCGACCAGAATAGAGAGATCCAGAAGGTCCTCGAAGCGTCACCGGAGAAGCTCTTCCCGGTCTTCTATCCGGGTCGCTGTCAGCCGATCATGAGACAGACTTCGACGAGGAAGATAGCCAAGACATGGATCGGCGGTCAGGGGGCGGATCAATATCAAATTGACGCCGGACAAAAGAAATTCGGAGCCAGATACTGCAAGCAGTGTGGATTGTTGTACACCGTAAACGAGCCCGAGGAGGAGAAGCTGCACAAGGAGTACCATGCGTCGTTGTATGTGCTAAAGTTTAAGTCCTGGATCGATGAGGATATTGTCCAGATCTACACAGAGTGGGGCTTTGATGGGCGGATCTTGAGGTTGAACGAGAACTCACACGTCAAACGACTGGAGCGTTTGAGGGATGTTCTGAAGCTTGTGGACAAGGAGCTGGGATTCTATTCGTATATTATGCCAACAGTTTTTGtc GCCTATTTTGCAGTTCGCCATAATCAAATTGCTGGCGTTTGTTTGGTGGAACCATTGACAAAGGCGAATCGATATGTTTGCGTCAATGGAGTCGATTGTTGTaccgaagaattttttgatGCAAA gtgtGGAATATCAAGAATATGGGTATCGCCGTTACATCGACGATTCCGCATTGCAACCAAATTAATTCGTGCCGTGCAACAGCACACAATATTTGGGGAAGAGATTCCCTTGGAGAAGATAGCTTTTAGTGCGCCGACAGATGATGGCAAGAGATTCGCTAGAAGTGtcacaaaaattgacaatttcttagTGTATCAGTAG